In a genomic window of Cuculus canorus isolate bCucCan1 chromosome 4, bCucCan1.pri, whole genome shotgun sequence:
- the LOC128852121 gene encoding uncharacterized protein LOC128852121 — translation MDPAWPDPSGDPPSMDPAWPDPSADPPALQPWIQPGQIPLEILHPWIQPGQIPLQSLPALHPWIQPGQIPLQILPALHPWIQPGQIPLQILLPSIHGSSLARSLCRSSCPPSMDPGFGLCVAVVSVLPKPFLETIGDYTFLLFLLLLPVRKWCVCNGNSGVLLPSSGSTLPCSDPVGFTARLGVAGRQESGFTCRVGPALPSKEPEGLWIKGKHRRTPWINQEHHAGIACPGWGVTSRMEEVEGSPQGWRGMEEDGGGWRRMEGSLEDGGVWRVTSGMEEDGGSPQGWKRMEGHLGDGRGRRVTSGMEENGESP, via the exons atggatccagcctggccagatccctctggagatcctccatccatggatccagcctggccagatccctctgcagatcctcctgccctccagccatggatccagcctggccagatccctctggagatcctccatccatggatccagcctggccagatccctctgcagagccttcctgccctccatccatggatccagcctggccagatccctctgcagatcctccctgccctccatccatggatccagcctggccagatccctctgcagatcctcctgccctccatccatggatccagcctggccagatccctctgcagatcctcctgccctccatccatggatcctgGATTCGGCCTTTGCGTTGCTGTTGTCTCCGTACTCCCGAAACCATTCCTGGAAACAATCGGTGATTacactttcctcctcttcctcctcctcctcccagtccGGAAGTGGTGTGTTTGTAACGGGAATAGCGGTGTCCTTCTGCCGAGCTCTGGATCCACCCTTCCATGTTCAGATCCGGTTGGATTCACCGCCCGCCTCGGGGTGGCAG GAAGGCAAGAGAGCGGCTTCACGTGCCGTGTTGGACCTGCGTTGCCCTCAAAGGAGCCGGAGGGTCTTTGgattaaaggaaaacacagacgGACACCGTGGATAAACCAGGAACACCATGCAGGCATCGCCTGTCCAGGATGGGGTGTCACCTCAAGGATGGAGGAGGTTGAAGGGTCACctcagggatggagggggatggaggaggatggagggggatggaggaggatggagggtTCCCTTGAGGATGGAGGAGTATGGAGGGTCACCTCGGGGATGGAAGAGGACGGAGGGTCACCTCAGGGATGGAAGAGGATGGAGGGTCATCTCGGGGATGGAAGAGGACGGAGGGTCACCTCAGGGATGGAAGAGAACGGAGAGTCCCCCTGA
- the LOC128852122 gene encoding uncharacterized protein LOC128852122, with protein sequence MEEDGGSPRGWKRMEGCLGNEGGRRVTSRMERCFGDDPDTIQVSRDPDVLQCAGKKCSPGRVGSPWNSGGCSIPGGVPGHVGWFSEPLIPWEVSLPMDCNWMAFEIPFHHPMVGQLLGRACAGAAPSCVTSLLAAKTGIKGVGKGGFDSRDRCVGASEEFLTLNIPSPLAVAPGAAKFGSRVLRVGLIPMESLGMRHLFSSADFTASAAAKQERSRAAFGALNISVQWL encoded by the exons ATGGAAGAGGATGGAGGGTCACCTCGGGGATGGAAGAGGATGGAGGGTTGCCTTGGGAACGAAGGAGGACGGAGGGTCACCTCAAGGATGGAGCGTTGCTTCGGGGATGACCCCGACACCATTCAGGTCTCCAGAGATCCAGACGTCCTCCAGTGCGccgggaagaaatgttctcctggaagggtggggagcccctggaacagtggtggctgctccatccctggaggggttccaggccacgttggatggttctcggagcccctgatcccatgggaggtgtccctgcccatggattgcaactggatggcctttgagaTCCCATTCCATCATCCGATGGTCGGGCAGCTGCTGGGCAGGGCTTGTGCCGGAGCCGCTCCGAGCTGCGTGACATCACTCTTGGCAGCAAAAACAGGGATAAAGGGGGTTGGAAAGGGTGGCTTTGACTCCCGGGATCGCTGTGTCGGAGCCTCGGAGGAG TTTCTAACCCTCAACATTCCTTCCCCGCTCGCCGTCGCTCCCGGTGCCGCCAAGTTTGGGTCGCGCGTCCTCCGTGTGGGACTGATCCCGATGGAAAGCTTGGGAATGAGGCACTTGTTCTCCAGCGCTGACTTCACCGCGAGCGCTGCGGCCAAGCAGGAGCGCTCAAGAGCTGCTTTTGGGGCATTGAACATCTCCGTTCAATGGCTTTAA